The DNA sequence AAGATCGCATTCGGACAAAGCGCCACACGCTTCTTCATCTGAAACCGTACCTGAAAAGTTACATGAGTATCCTCGCACAGGGTATCCGTATTATATAACTGCGTCTTCATGATCGCAGATTTACGGAACGCCGAAAAAGCACCCGACAGAGTAAAGATACTGTTCAGCTCCGACTGGAAATTACGGCCGGATAGAAATGCCTGACAATATTCTCCAAACTCCATCTTCTGCAGTAACCGTAAAGCGCACCGATTCGTCTGATCGATCAACTCCGGATTCGTCAGTACTGTTCCGGTCAGGCTGTGAACTTCCGGTTCATTCTCAAACATTGTAACAATATTTCTGATAGCATCCGGTTCTAACATTCCATCACTGTCAATATGGATAATATATTTACCCTGGCAGTTAAACAATGCCAGATTAAGGGCTTTGGATTTTCCCTGCTTCGAATTCATCCAATTGATCGAGAGATTCGGGAAATCCTTCTGACATTTGCTGTATATCTCAAAGCTGTTATCCTGACTCATATTATTGACAAGCAGAACAAATATCTTATCCTTCGGGTAATTCGATTGATAGATTGACTGCACACAGGCATACAGGGTTTCTGCCGAATTGTAGACCGGAACGATCAAAGATACCTCCGGATAATGAGATAACGGCTTATATTTCTTCTTCATGATCCTGCGTTTTAACAGGATGATAAAATTCCCGACCGTCGGAATCACTTCCATGATCAACGGAATGACGATCCATGCCACCCAGAAGATCACGGAAGACATAAGCATATTTTTAATTGCTGTCATAACGGAATGCACCTACCTTCTGTCTGACAATCTGTGGTTTCGTGAATACATAGAAATACAGGAATACTGTACATCCATAGAACAGGATTCTGGCAAATATCGTATGTGCAAAGAAATACATATCGATGCCCCATATATGAACTAGCAGGCAGATAAAGAAGATCCGAAGCACATTTGCAAGGAAGATCGCCATCACTCCGATCATACTTACAACCACTCTCTCATATTTGTCATAGACCGGGAAGAACCAGAGCAGCGCAAGAAACGCCAGCATCTCGATCACACCGG is a window from the Lachnospiraceae bacterium GAM79 genome containing:
- the xrtG gene encoding exosortase family protein XrtG, producing the protein MNWLVFVCLLGWIYILTVLYRAKLNFWYYICGSVGLFIFSLILIEPYVVVPLQKAVSAVAGVIGGLTHLYDSYFQQGILFIQNGGTSLSLYIDFECSGVIEMLAFLALLWFFPVYDKYERVVVSMIGVMAIFLANVLRIFFICLLVHIWGIDMYFFAHTIFARILFYGCTVFLYFYVFTKPQIVRQKVGAFRYDSN
- a CDS encoding putative glycosyltransferase, exosortase G system-associated; its protein translation is MTAIKNMLMSSVIFWVAWIVIPLIMEVIPTVGNFIILLKRRIMKKKYKPLSHYPEVSLIVPVYNSAETLYACVQSIYQSNYPKDKIFVLLVNNMSQDNSFEIYSKCQKDFPNLSINWMNSKQGKSKALNLALFNCQGKYIIHIDSDGMLEPDAIRNIVTMFENEPEVHSLTGTVLTNPELIDQTNRCALRLLQKMEFGEYCQAFLSGRNFQSELNSIFTLSGAFSAFRKSAIMKTQLYNTDTLCEDTHVTFQVRFQMKKRVALCPNAIFFVDPIESLNKLYVQRQRWQSGELEVLHMFRKDKMNIGRSFFKDFVMRILVYDHTFAFPRMIWYFAIICLAFINYPMKLIVTSLVFLFFLYSMANSLLYICIILFLKDFPYLRKYYARKWYLIFLLPLFNFIVFWFRFAGIINSTRKTRTWRTRDLHEEWNDFKQVVMHDFAGAHRVLEKIRDEVNTSE